The genomic window GGAAAGTCTCGACGCGGAAGCGCTTCGAGgtgtcaccaccatccaagtACTTGGACTCGAGGCGGTGCTCGTATCTTGGGCCGTTGATGGAGGTCTTGCCAGGCTCGCTTGTGTCGATGTAGATGGCATGGTCAGAGGCTTCCATGTCCAGCCGGATCTCCTCACGCTTGTCCTCACGAGAGAAGGCTGCTACCTTGGCAGCATAGAGCGATGTGATGTGGTTGCTGATGGCTTCAGGAGACTCGAGCTGGAAGTAGACATCGTCGATGGCCAGCTCATTGTAGAACCAAATGATCTGAGCGTCGACGAGAGCCTCGGGAATCCAACCGCCCTTAAGGATGATTTCCCGTACTGCAGAGTTGTCAGTTCCTATACTAATCACAAGATTTGACAGAGTGCTCACCTTGCTTCATCTGCTCGGCCTTGCCCTTGAATTCAGGGGCAACATAGCCAACCGTGGCCGACCGCAAGACTCTGTGGCCATTGCCGTTCATCTTGGGATAGCTGACGTGTGTTGgctggggtgatgggtgTCGGGAAACCTCTGTGCCTCTGGTCTTCTCAACGAGCCTGTTggctgggttgagggtgCTAGGAGACTCAGTCATGGTGTCGTCTGAGGACGAAAAGGGGTCCTGATACTCTGGAAAGCTGTCCATTGGAAGGTTAGTCTTGATGGTCAGGATAGACACCCGGCGCATACGGTCGACAGGACTGGCGAGCACAGGCTCAACCATGATGCCTTCCATGGTGCAAATCTCGGAGAGAGTGGCTtgggagcaggagcaagTTGGTGGTAGGGCTGAGGAATGACAAAGGATCTAAGGAGCAAGAGAAAAGCGAAAAGGGAAGAGGCTGGGGGGCTCGAGGGGAGCGAGCACAAGTTTTGTAAAGGAGTAGAGGGACATGTTGGCAGGTGTGTAAGAGTGCATCGGAGCGCGTATGATACCATGGGCACGGTGTGTgcttttggtggttgtcgaAGCGGCGAGGGAGCCGCAGTTGGCCCTTGCCAtgaccctcctcgccctgtTTGAACCTGCTCACCCCGATAGTTGATCGCGGCAATCAGGTTTGACGTTGGGAAGAGATGCCGGCATCGGATGAACTAGGAGAGGCAGAAGCCACAGACGGCGTGGCACAAGAGACCAGGAATGAGAGCGAGTGACATGGCAACTTAGATAGCATCGACGGCAGCTCGGCCAGAGCGAGCAGCTGTGCTTCTTCGTTTCCGGGAGTATAGCCTCCGAGAGTGGTTCTGCTGCGTTCAAACAAGCTGCGAAAGCATGCTTCACCGCTACTGAAACCTACGCTCGTACTCCGTACTGCCACCTGCTCATCCCTTGGGTGCTtctgtgctgtgctgttgctgtgcagCTAGTGTGGGTCCGTCTGAGATAAGAACCTCGAGGGTTCCTTTTCCCCTGCCTCTTGCCCTGGAGCTACCAGGAGGAGATATTTGTGCAGACTGGAGAGGTGGTGACATGGGGGacatgctggtggtggatgcaTAACGTTGGAACGTACCTGGCGGCTCTCGCTTGGAGGTCTGAATCAAGCCCGAGGTGTTATTCGGCGGCGCAAGACTCGGTTTGTATCGTATCTCTTCGATATGCGCCCCGGCAGATGCTGCATCGAGCAATGTTAGTTTTCTGGGTCCCTGAACCTGGACGGAATGAGACGGGCACGGCGGGGCGATGCAACTGCGATAAGGTGCATACgatggggaaaaaaagatgtCTCGTTTACCTTTTTTATCGTCGTGTCTTAGATGAAGACGGTCGATGTGTCAGTCGCTTCGGACCGTGAGGAGACAAAGACAGCTTAAAGTCTAGTCTCGCCCGGTGAAAATAGAGTTTGATGCCGCGAAAGCAGGAAAAGTGCCGATCTATCCCAGACAGCAAATCCCGAGGGTCCTGTTTCGATTGTTTTCGTCTGCACAAGATTGTATTAGTGCAAATGCTCTCACAAAGCCCAGATCGCCATCTCAAGTGTCACGGCTCTTCGCTGTTCGGTGCTTGCTCCTCGTTGCTGCCGCTTCTGGAAGGCAAGACATGTGTTCCAGAATCCAGGGCACGCTGCCGGAGCCCGAGATAAGGAAACCTCATCTTTCCAGCCTGGCTCAGCTCTGGAAGGCCCAATCCTGCTCATCTCGTTCATGTCCCGAGCAGACACAGCCTTCCGCTGAACGCTTCCTCAACCTGCGCCTCGCCGCAGGAAGGCTAACGGGaggaaataaaaaaaggagtctttggctggtggaggggtggaagggcTGTAAAACGGAAACCACAGGCGGggacacagcagcagcaacagtagcagcagcagtagtaGGGTTCAGGGGCAGAGaattgatgttgatggggcACAGATGAACCGAAAGGGGTGTAAGATACCTGTTACGGCGCCGGAATGTTGCACAGAGATAAGGTCTGGCAAGCTGTTTGGCTGCAAGCTTCAAGCGTGGCCGATAAGGCGTGTCTGTGTCTGAAAATAGCCACAGGAAGATCCGCCGATTTGGTCGTTGTTCTTCGGACTTATTTGGAGCAAGTCGATAAAAATGGCTTGCTTGGTAAGAGACGACGGGGCTcgttgtggtgttgagccGTAAGTGTAAGTGAAAATAAAGTGTTGGTAGAGATAAAATAACAcaatgtcaacaacaacctgatATGGCCAGCCAAAGAAGCGACGGAAGTTCTGGCTCTTTATATGTTTCCAATTGGACACTCCTCTTTTCAGACATTTTTCTTGTTGAACTCGCCCGCACTGTACGTACTCTTTCTCAGTCCATGTCTCCGCCGTCAGAACGGGGTGTCGTGATGACATTGGGGCGCTCTGACAAACGGAATCGGGTGTGCTAAGCCCGATGGGGCAATTTGGGACTCTGCTGATTGGGTCACAGGGCCGGTACCTGAAAGGTCACTGAAAAAGTGTTTCTGGGATCCCTAGCTGCCATTCGTGGCGCCCCTGGAGCGGCTATTCGAGGTTCTGGGGTAAGAGTGGAGTTCTCAGCTCCAGGGTATTTTTTGCAAGCCAGGGTACACTTCAGGTACCTCGATGGCCAAGTACACGAAGGATAACTCCAACCTGTTCGTATACCGAGgaatttatttttattttcttgaTTTACACGAGAGGAACGCTTTTTGGACGGTTTTTCAAGTCCGGGAATATCGTAGACCACACTTGCTTTCACTGGTCCGATGCTTCTCGTAGGGCAGCCAGCCTCGAACCATCACCTCGAATCTCttactcaccaccacaaccctccccagctACCCAGCTCACTGGGCACAGGCGGGACGGCGTTGCACGTTCTGGAAGAGCCCCAAGCAATTGGAAATCCAAGCCATCTCCCCTGCCCAATCCCAATCTCGTCAAACGCTTGCACTAGATCCCGCCGGGACGGTGAAGCCCCGACCGCCACTGCCATGGCTCTCTATCCCTTCACGGATAGCTTGGAAGTGTCAGAAGATGGATCTAGGATCTACCGCTATCCCCAGCTCTATCGCCTGTAAGGTTTGCCAATGGACTTTGAACGGAGGTAAGACTCACGAAAGAGTGGGTTTCAGCATCTCCATCTCCGTGGAACCTGCTGTGCTATCACCAACTGGGCTCAATCTGTTATTCAGAGTTTTGAGATGCCGAGCCCTGTGACAACTCCCAGACTTCAGACTTCGGAATTCAATATCAAAGGAGCCAGCCAGTCGTGCAACACATCTTCTCCCTTACCGCCTCTTCGTCTTACAGTCCTGACCTGGCATAATGGCGGTAGATCAATACGGATTCGCAATTGGCGGTGGCATCATGAAAGCCCAGACTGTGCTCATCGGTAAAATGTTCCTTTCACGTTTGCTCCAAAGACTCTCATTCTCAACGAAAAGTCAAGGCAAAGTGGTCCCGTGATGGCCCAAATACGTAAGAGCGACGGCCGCCCCGGGTTAGGCCCCTTTGCCCCGCATTTCGATCCGCTGTGGCTTGCCCAGCGtgccccgccatccaccacccccggatTTTCCAGACCAAGCCCAGTGAAGCGCATCGCCATCAAGTAAAATGGGGGTAATGAAAACCTCCGGTTTGCTGCCCTGCTGCCCTACTGCATACATATTTTGTTCCTGAGGGTGCACGGGACCGGATTGTGGCTCTCTTTTCAGTATCCCGTTTCAAAAGCTTTTCTGGTTCCAAGCAGTTGATGTTGCGGATGGCGACCTGAGATTCCTGCTATCCACTTAGCACTCTTTGACCGCTGCTATGCCGGCCGTATCTTGCATTTATTCTCTTCGACGATGCGACTCTGCCAAAACGTGTACTGGATTCTAACCTCATAGGTTCAAACTCCAAAAGGTACGTACCCCAATACCTGCCAGGTTTGTTAAGCGCGAAAAAAGCTCTGCTGTCCTCGTGCTGGCACCCAGGCGCGCTGGCTTGTTTGACGACACGGGCCGGGCTGGGGCATGGTCACGGGGCTCACCTTGAGATTTGCAGCTCGGCGCCGTTGCGAAACTTCCTCCCTGCCAAGTCCTTCCAGGCCTTCAGACTGGTACTTTTTCTGTTGGCTAGGGGCTGGGTATGGAGATGACAACAGCGCCGGTGTGCGAATCGGCATCTCCACGAACCTGGCATCTAGGAGAGCTGGAGCGGCCGGAAGGTCTCATGCACTGTACGGCAACACTGCCCCGTGAGAGCCCCGGTGAGACTACCACCGCTCCAACAGACcgagctcaccaccaacaaaacaaaacaaacaattTCCAGCTCATTCTTTCGCCCCTTTTCCACATTCGTTACAGAGCACAGAGATGACTCCCATTTCTCTCTCTGGTCTGCTGATACTCTCGCCATGGCCAGTTTGTCTCTGCCTGGTCCGAAAGGGGTCCTACTGAAGGACACATTTGAGGTTTCTCCCTCGACAACTCTGTTGCAGTCACATATCGGAAACTCCCCAGCAACCATCCGATCTTTTGCTCCCAAGGTCTGACCTCCCTCTCGGAGCTGCATCTCGACATTCGAGATCATGCTGAGGTCATCAGAGCAATCCTCCAAATACCTGCAGAGTATTACTTATGCCAAGGGCACGGCAGAAATCCATGCGGAATCGTCATCCGTGATCATGGGTTCCATCTTCATCCCTTCGGTGCCGTGGACGATATCAGGAGAGAGCTTCATTCGATTCCCGATCTTTGAATCGGAAGCGAGGGGTCTCCGTTCCAAGTCTTGTTGCTGAAGAACAGATGGTTCCCAGTCCATATATGCAAGCGGGGGAGGGCTGGGCTTGCATACTGGCGTATGCGCCTTTCAAGGGCCAAAGTGACAGCGAAACATGTACATGCAAGGTACCTTGCCTTGCTTGGGATAGGCACATACAACACAAGGACTatcaacctcttctcttttgcttGAACTTCTCCAGCAAACCAAGTCTTGAAGCTTGTCATCTTTATCCCTTTCTGTCATCATGCAGGGCTACGGAAAGAATCTGCTCTTTTCCCAGAGATTATTCGTCCGATTCACTAACAGGGTTTTTACACAGGACTTTTCTCTAATTTTGGAGGTTCTTGCTTTCTCTGAGGTTGCTATCCTTTGTGTCCCCCCAAGTGCCTCCCAAGAAAAGAGGCAAAGctgtttctgtttctgtGTCGTTTTAAGTTTTTTGGTGTCTTTCTCTCCCACACTCTCCTGACACacacatttttttttttttttttggtttctaTTACTCATAGCGGTAGTTGGGTCTCTTTTCTGGTCTGAGATTCTCTTCGTTAAGTGCCGAGAATAGGGTTCTCAGGCGATGAATCGTACGTACGGTCTGCCCAGCTTTTATAGCGGAGTAGACTTTGGAAAAAAAGGCTCGTCCCGTCTGATTTTCCCGCCGGTGTCGGAGCTTAAAAACTGAGGAGAATTGAGGTCATCATCAGAGAGGGCTGAGTTTACATGACACACTAGTCAGAAAAGATGCATCGTGAAGGCTGCGGTTCGCAAAGGTCCAAGGAAGGAGGTTTAGGATCCAAGGGACGTCACTCATCgggtttttttcttggcAGGGCAGGAATGGAAGGTTCCATGTGGGTTCTCCCGTTGATTGCCGCAGGTCTCCGCTTTTAGTTTTTTTTGCTGATGGCGGGGCCGCCGCCGGCCGGGCGGGGCACAGTTCGGTGGTGCCCCTCTCGGATCTGTCGCCGTTTCATCAACggaagagatggaggggtagttgatggtggggcaATTGATTGAATCCTTCCTCATTACCACACCCGACGACTACATCCATCACCTGCGAAGTTGTGTATGAGTGAGTTTTACAGGGGTTGAAGTTTATCCAGTGTTGGACAAGAGACACATCGAAACTCTTTTTACTTTTCGGCAGTTTGAACAATTGGCTCAAGGGTTTCTGCTGTCACACATACATCACACCATATCTCACACTTTTGCTTGCTCAGAGCTTGTTACTCCACATCAAGAAAGAGACAATGACTTCAGCTCCCGTTCTtcccgccggcgccgccgggAGTGGAAATGCGAGGGAGCGAGCACGTCAGCTGGACCGGGATGATGAACTCGGGTTCTTGAGGGACGAGTTCAACATCCCGACAAAGGGACAAATCGCGAGCACCTCGTTACCCAAGGGTTCCTCAGGTACAAGTCCCTACTGATCCAATATCAAGCCTCGATAACTGACAGGTTGGCATAGCCAATAACAATGACAGCgacacaacaaccaagtGCATCTACCTCTGCGGCAACTCTTTGGGTCTCCAACCCAGACGCACTCAAACCCGTCTCTCCCAGTACCTCTCCACCTGGGCCACCCAAGGCGTCCAAGGGCACTTTAAACCGCTGACCAACTCCCCCTTGCCAACATGGCTCGACGTCGACGAGCGAGCAGCCGAGATGATCGCCCCCATCGTGGGAGCTCACGTCTCCGAGGTCGCAATCATGCAGACTCTGACTGCGaatctccatcttctcatgTCTGCGTTCTACAAGCCTGATGCGAACAAGCGGCACAAGATCATCCTGGAGAGCAAGGCTTTCCCTAGCGATCACTTTGCCGTGGAGACACAGCTTCGTCATCATGGGTTGGATGCGAGCAAATCAATGGTTTTGCTCAAGTCGGAGAGGTCGAGGGATAATATCTTGACTACGGAGGAGATCTGTGGGGTTATTGACCTGCATAAAGAGGACgcgtttttgttgttgttgccgggGATTCAGTACTACACTGGGCAGCTGTTTGATATTGAGACTATCACTGCGTATgcgaaggagagggggattTTTGTCATTTGGGATCTGGCACATGCGGTTGGGAATGTGGAGTTGAGGCTTCATgagtggggggttgatgctgCGGCTTGGTGCTCGTACAAGTATTTGAATGGGGGCCGGGGTGTATTGGGGGGATGTTTGTTCATGAGAATAATAGTGCTGTGACGAAGCTTATTACTGATGagaggccggaggaggggtataATCACCGGTTggctgggtggtgggggaatgATAAGAAGAGTCGGTTTGGGATGGAGAATAGATTCCATCCTGTCAAGGGGGCCGCGGGGTTCCAGTTGAGTAATCCTAGTGTGCTGGATATTACTAGTTTGTGTGCGAGCTTGGAGGTTTTTGAGCAGgcgggtgggatggggaagttgagggagaagagttTGAGGCTGACGaagtttttggaggagcagttagaggggatggggaaggaggagaaggggttgttcAGGGTTATTACGCCTTTGGATCCGAAGCAGAGGGGGGCGCAGCTtagcttggggttggggagtgggttgcttgagggggtgatgaaggagctggagaggcaAGGGGTGATTGTTGATGAAAGGAGACCGGATGTCATTAGGGTTGCGCCAGCGCCGTTGTATAATGGGTTTGAGGATGTGGTTGGATTTGTGGAGGCTTTTGGGGAGGCCTTGAGAGTGGccaggagagagagggatgCGTTTTGAGATGTACCCGCAGTGTTGCTATTGGGGGTCTGTCATTACGTCTTGCGATGCAGGTTGTGTATTCGCTTAAACAATCTCaatcaccacaacctccaagTCATATATCCACCGCGCTTGGTAAGCATCTACCATGCCAACCCTCCTGAAACGTCCGTTAGACAGCTCTTCAAGCACTAGACCCTCCCCATTCCAGTCCTCGTCCCACTgaaggaaaacaaaaacaatcCCACTCGTTCTCGGCCCAATATCATCAAAATGAACGTTCCCAATCTGGCTGTGCTTCCCGTCTTCATTCAATACCATAAGCTCCCATCTGCCGGCCTTTTCACGCACAAAAGGCTCTCTTAAAACTGCCGCCTTAATGCGTAACGAACCATCCGTCACCTCCCCGAACGGCGCCTCCACAGCTGCAAGGCTGACCCAacagtccaccacctccatctgCCTATACTTTGAAGCATCCACCATGAACGTAGCATTGTCATAGTATACCCCCCAATTCACGCTCGCCCACGACCACGACGGAGCACGGTATCTCGCCGGCCTCGAAGACTTGGGGTCGAGTTCCTTCTCCCTGACCGCCCTCCAAAGAAGGTCAGGCACCAAAGACTTTTTCCACAGTCCTGCAAGGTAGGAATCCCCAGTCACGCGGGAGAACTGCTCTGCGACGCCTGTCAGAGCGGGCAGCTTGTCCCCCTCGTGAGAGTGCCATCGCAGTGTGAAAGAAGCGACGATTTCAAGCCACGCAACACGCGCCTCCCATTTCTCTTGGGGCGACAACTCTTTGGATCGTTGGCCTGATATTGAACAAGCGAGGATCCGGGGAAGGCGCACTCTGCTTGGTCCGCAGAGCGCCTGGCCTATGCTGACGGCTTCGGTCTGGCAGTTGTATTTGAGGGTCTCGCTGTCGTAGATCAGAGTGCGCGAGGGGAGGACCTGCTCTTGCAGCGTCCAGGCGCGGGAGTCGATTGGTTCGACGGGGAGGCCTGATTTCCCATGAGGGGAGTATGCTTCGTGTGTGTCGAGAAGGGAGACGATGCCTACTCTGCTTCCTGTTGGGTCtcgggggttgttgttgtggaagGGTACACGTGCTGATGGGTTTCTCTGCCGCCGGGTTTGCCTCAGGAAGCCTTCCCTTGAGGTAGCTGCGCTGGCTGCTATGATGGTGAGGTAGCTCTCGCGGTAGATGCGGCTCATTTGACAAATTTGTTTCAACTTGTCGGCGTCGGAATCTTGGATGATGCAGAGAGCATCAACCCAGAGGTATCGGTGCTTGAGAGAGTGGGTAACGAATATGGCATCGCGGATGGTTCGTGGGAGGCTTGAGATGGGTATCCCATGGCCGACAATCTCTTCGATGTTGGAAGTGGTGAGTTTGAGAGGCTGGTCAATGCCCCAGACGTAGCTCAGCGTTATATACAGGCCTGGCTGAGTTCCATGTGTGAGAATGAGTCTAGGGTTTGACGGATCTGAGCAATCGATGACGCGGTCTGGAAGCAGCGTGAATAGATCGGGGCTTTGGCAGTCTGCGTGAAACTTGACGCAGTTGTCGATGCATTCCCGAGCTAAGGCGAAGCTCTCCGGGGTACAGAGGTCTGTAATTTGTTCACGGGCCGCAAAATGAACGGCTGCTGGATCGCCTGCGACAGTGTAGATGTGATACAAGTTGGTGATTCCTTTACCATTGATTACGACCCGAACTTCCAGTTGACTCTGCCGTGGGGTCCATGAATGGTTGTCCACATTATCGAGGCCCACGAAGACGGTGACAGTGGTTCCCCCAGGAGGGTATCCCAGCATCTTTATAAGTCTGTTGAGTTCGCCACACCAAGTGCATCCTCGCCTGACGGCCCCTTGCACGGCTTCATAGGAAGTGTCATATGTATACATGTCTTCTGGGGTCGTGTTCAAAAGGGACCTCCAACCATCAGGCGAAAAGATGGTCTTGAGATCTGTTTCGCAGACAAGCGAGAGCGGATCCAGTAACTGTTCCATGGATGCAAGTGAGAGTCTTTTCCACTTCtgtaaaaaaaaatcaaGTTGTTGAAAATAGGTAATAATCCCAGGACTAGCCCTGACTTGTAGAATGCAAACTTGAGCCAACATAAGCCACGCCCGCCCCACATGCTTAGGCGCCTAGGTGGGAAATATTCCTTTGCTATCATGGGAAGCCTAAACAGTGCCCCAATGCGCTCTGATTTAATTGGCAGCcatgagggaggtggcgcaAGGGCAGTATTAGCTTTTTTTGTTCACATCCACCCAACAGGTTCAGACCATTTGTTCTCTTACTTAAAGGCTTTCATAGTAACAGGTAAAAACTACATAGCGCTACGCTGTGAGTTGTGGAAAGTGTCACTTAAGTACCTGCCGTTTTGCTCCCAGAAAGCCAGCATGTGGCCACCAGTGAACTTAGCATGTGTATTTGTAAGTCGAAACGGTGTGTTCAGTGGCCCTTCAGTTACATAGACGGACAGGTGAAATGTCACCTGCACCGCCAATATCTTCAGACGTTGGTCAACGTCTTCGAAAAGACTCGACCGCAACTTGTTGGACACGTCGGTGACCACAAAAGTGGCAGCAGGCTTTGCGTCTTGCTTGGGAGCGGGATGTCCAGCACCGACACGCAATGGGCTTTTCCAGTGCTTCGTAGGTTGATAACCATCGCCAAGGGATCGTGGTAAGTATTCCGAGACCTGGCAGCATTCCCCGTCAGCTATGAGTACCGTACTTATCTCACGGGGAGGACTTCAGCAAGCAAGGTGTACGTATCTCACCATGTATTCTCCCATAAACTGCGGGTCGTTGTGCCTCATTCCACCAAAGGTAACAGACAAAGGTCTCAGCGGAACAATACCATCCTTGATGTCGTGAAAAGTGTGGTTGGCGGCGGGTTCCCGAGACTCAAGATACTCCTTGTAAAGCCCTGCCACCGGCCTTACAGCACCATTGTCCTTGGAGTTCCCAGCGCTGGCGTGGTTTCTGCTAGCAGGACCCTGCTCTCCGTGTGATTTCTGAAATTCGCGATCGCCGGTTGACAGGTCTCTCGCGGTAGGAGCGGATGAAAGCGTAATGCTGGCGCACCGCTTGCACGATGAGATGGCTGATTGGGTTAGGTATGTATGTTAGATGACGGGCTCGGCGGGTCCTATCATGGCGCCAGAGAACTCACCTTGCTCCATAGAATTTGCTACGTCGTCCCATTCTGGGACGTCTTCCGGCACGCCTCTCCTGCGAAGGCTCGCGTCAACTCTTTCGGCGTTCCTTTCGGTGAGAACGTGGTGTAGCAGCAATGTGCATTCGCCGTCCAAGATGTTCAGCCATACCCGAAGCTCCTACAGTAATTCAAGAGATGAGAACCCTAAAACCGCTTCCTCCGAGGATATGTATACGTCGAGCATATTTGGATGCAGATGCAGCGCCACGCACCAGTTTGGGTCCGGCCCCGTTGCCCAGTACCTTTATCTCCCAATCGAACTCAATTTTTCCCAGTAGGGATACATGAATGTGATTGAGCTGCGATACGATAGCTCGCCTCTCCGCGATACTGGTGTTGCTAGAAAGGAGACTGCAGAGGCGAGCTGTCAGTGACTGCTATACTCTCAAGTCTACCTATGATATAGACATGGACGAAGGTCAAGCGGGAGAACGGTTGGGAGTcggaggaagaaaagcgGTTCAATAGCATACCAGGCAATGTGCTGTGCTTTGGCACGAAGGCTCATAGTGTGGACAGGGCTATGTCCAGCGTCGTTTTGGACATGCGACACCTTGACTGCCAGTTTTAATAACATGCGATCCTCCAGTTGAAGGAGCTGGAACAGGTTCGAACAAGCTCGCATATTTGATAAGCTCATGGTCAGGAGGGCCACTCTCCCTTCAGAACTTGCAAGCAGATGTGGACGGTCCGCAATATACCAGTCACCCCCGCGAAGGCTGGGTATGGCAGATCTGAGCTGGTAGAGCTGTTCCCCGGATTCTCCCAGCCATACTGGGAATATATTTAATGCCTTCAGCTGCAACACCTCAGCATCCCGATTCTCCTTCCACGCTTTTGGTTGGATTAGTGCGCTGGTGGCCTTGAGAACGTGCTGGATATGCTCTAGCGAATATGACGGAACTATACGACAAGCCTCGTTGACGAGGTCTTTCAGTGCAGCATTCAGAATTTTTAGCGAGTCACGGAAGAATGATTCAAGCTCTGGATAGTGCTGGATGATGCGTGGCGTCCGTTTCAAGCAACCCGGGCCATCCCACACGCAAACGTCGGTGCTGAGCCAAACACCCACAGAAGCAGACCTCCCCTTTCAGGAGAAACAGCAGCTTAAGCTTTGCAAATGCTTTCCTGTTGCCTCTCATTAACTTAAAATATCACAAAATGAGATAAAGTCGCCATACCTCGTATAGCCTTGATTTTCATCTGTCAGACTCGCATGGAGGTGTTGATAGAGTCTTAACACTTCATCTCGCGTTGCTTCTGCGTGTTGTAACCACCGTAGCCGTGTGATATAAGCGTCTGCGTTTACTGAGGTCTGCGCCCCCAGGTACTTCAGAACATTCCATGCGACATCTTCTGGGTCTGGAATGGCAAGGACGTAGGACCCAGGCTTTTCGGATGATGACAATAATGCATCAGGCTAGACAGGACGGCTTGCCGTGGCAGAAAAGTCCTATCAAGAGAGCGGCGGACGTTGTCATTGATGCAACAGGCACTTAGGGTTGCCAGCTCTGATCTCAAACGCTGCCTCGAGGTTTTCAAGGTCGCTTTTTCTGATTCGGCGAGGGATATGGGATTCTGACTCGGATTCTCGGTCGTCCACTACATAATAGCGGTAGTGTTCCCACCTTCGACAAAGAAGTTTTAGCCATTTGTTACACTCTGACTGCTCAGCCAGGGATCGAAAGTCGGCAGATAGGACAAAGCCCAGATTGCCAGGGCCGTTCAGGTCGACGAGACGAGGAAAAACGGTAACGTGTAGATTTAACTGTAACCAATCGATCCAGTTCGGACAGTGGGTAAGTGGTGGCGACGCCTCTTTATGGAGAAACGCGAATGAGTGTTCGTGTGAGGCCAAGAGTTGGCTAGCAGAAAATGGGTCGTTAGAGCGCACATAAATTCGGGAAGCTCGACAAGGGCGAAGGTTTTCCGCAACAAGCCAGAGGTCGGCCT from Podospora pseudoanserina strain CBS 124.78 chromosome 7 map unlocalized CBS124.78p_7.2, whole genome shotgun sequence includes these protein-coding regions:
- the BNA5_2 gene encoding Kynureninase (L-kynurenine hydrolase) (COG:E; EggNog:ENOG503NUB7), which gives rise to MTSAPVLPAGAAGSGNARERARQLDRDDELGFLRDEFNIPTKGQIASTSLPKGSSANNNDSDTTTKCIYLCGNSLGLQPRRTQTRLSQYLSTWATQGVQGHFKPLTNSPLPTWLDVDERAAEMIAPIVGAHVSEVAIMQTLTANLHLLMSAFYKPDANKRHKIILESKAFPSDHFAVETQLRHHGLDASKSMVLLKSERSRDNILTTEEICGVIDLHKEDAFLLLLPGIQYYTGQLFDIETITAYAKERGIFVIWDLAHAVGNVELRLHEWGVDAAAWCSYKYLNGGRGVLGGCFAVTKLITDERPEEGYNHRLAGWWGNDKKSRFGMENRFHPVKGAAGFQLSNPSVLDITSLCASLEVFEQAGGMGKLREKSLRLTKFLEEQLEGMGKEEKGLFRVITPLDPKQRGAQLSLGLGSGLLEGVMKELERQGVIVDERRPDVIRVAPAPLYNGFEDVVGFVEAFGEALRVARRERDAF
- a CDS encoding uncharacterized protein (EggNog:ENOG503P48Z; COG:S), which encodes MYTYDTSYEAVQGAVRRGCTWCGELNRLIKMLGYPPGGTTVTVFVGLDNVDNHSWTPRQSQLEVRVVINGKGITNLYHIYTVAGDPAAVHFAAREQITDLCTPESFALARECIDNCVKFHADCQSPDLFTLLPDRVIDCSDPSNPRLILTHGTQPGLYITLSYVWGIDQPLKLTTSNIEEIVGHGIPISSLPRTIRDAIFVTHSLKHRYLWVDALCIIQDSDADKLKQICQMSRIYRESYLTIIAASAATSREGFLRQTRRQRNPSARVPFHNNNPRDPTGSRVGIVSLLDTHEAYSPHGKSGLPVEPIDSRAWTLQEQVLPSRTLIYDSETLKYNCQTEAVSIGQALCGPSRVRLPRILACSISGQRSKELSPQEKWEARVAWLEIVASFTLRWHSHEGDKLPALTGVAEQFSRVTGDSYLAGLWKKSLVPDLLWRAVREKELDPKSSRPARYRAPSWSWASVNWGVYYDNATFMVDASKYRQMEVVDCWVSLAAVEAPFGEVTDGSLRIKAAVLREPFVREKAGRWELMVLNEDGKHSQIGNVHFDDIGPRTSGIVFVFLQWDEDWNGEGLVLEELSNGRFRRVGMVDAYQARWIYDLEVVVIEIV